One segment of Dolichospermum sp. DET69 DNA contains the following:
- a CDS encoding DNA-binding protein — protein MTTINQTEDLRSKIFGICENLYKNNEKVTREAVREQLGGGSFSTISPLVSEWKKVKKVQFEEKESTNPQIINAESSEIIEILKELKTALINTEFITDQDMENVIRSGAEKATGLMIVQEAMVTYFYQNPHRLPADLKAQLEEMKENFTQSRNTINKAAYNPQNLINLAMKKINQQKDDTELIG, from the coding sequence ATGACTACCATAAATCAAACTGAAGATTTAAGATCAAAGATTTTTGGAATTTGTGAAAACCTATATAAAAATAATGAGAAAGTAACTCGTGAGGCTGTACGAGAACAGTTGGGAGGTGGGAGTTTTAGTACAATTTCTCCCCTGGTATCTGAGTGGAAAAAAGTTAAAAAGGTACAGTTTGAAGAGAAAGAAAGTACAAATCCCCAGATTATTAACGCTGAATCATCTGAGATTATCGAAATTTTAAAAGAATTAAAAACAGCATTGATAAATACTGAATTTATCACGGATCAGGATATGGAGAATGTTATTAGATCCGGTGCGGAAAAAGCTACTGGTCTGATGATTGTCCAAGAAGCAATGGTAACTTACTTTTATCAAAACCCACATCGATTACCTGCTGATCTCAAAGCACAATTGGAGGAGATGAAAGAAAATTTTACTCAATCGCGGAACACTATCAACAAAGCTGCGTACAATCCGCAGAACTTGATCAACCTAGCCATGAAGAAAATCAACCAACAAAAAGACGACACTGAACTAATTGGTTAA
- a CDS encoding ShlB/FhaC/HecB family hemolysin secretion/activation protein: MSIKHRSLAFLCELLVLNLGFLAVDGIFLSVRSQNIPPTQIPVNPTIPELPSKPKPLLSPEELKEILPSDANKPEQNFDVSGSIQVHKFEFMGNTKSVFSNDRLAKELEEFTNKDITFTELLQAAAKITNLYIEEGYVTSGAYIPAQTLTGCLVKPEQTSHSCDITIQIVEGSLQEIRISRDENSKSFLHDSYVRSRLNLATGKPLNIRSLKQALQLLQLNPLIKNLSAELSAGTTPGTNLLKIKIAEADSFSTKIIADNSRNPSIGSFRRGLEIEESNLTGLGDSLNLAYNNTDGSNAIDARYTIPINPHNGTISFNYSNTISNIIEQPFDELDIKSNSRNFELTLRQPIIEKANEKFTEELALGFTLNRKESNSSILGVNFPISVGADAQGSTRISALRFFQEWNRKSLQQVFVARSQFSLGVGTFSATINNQAPDSRSFAWRGQLLWLHSLGSQTDNPKQKPKILLRSDLQLATRSLLPLEQFTLGGVSNVRGYRQDAIFSDNGFFASADFQLPIYNTNNGENILQLIPFIDVGTTWNSSGKPNPDSNNLASLGLGLQWQMGEKLKARLDYGIPLVKINSIDRTWQDNGVYFSMQYNLF; this comes from the coding sequence ATGTCCATTAAACATCGTAGCCTTGCTTTTTTGTGTGAGTTGTTAGTGCTAAATCTGGGATTTTTGGCTGTGGATGGGATATTTTTATCAGTGCGATCGCAAAATATTCCTCCTACTCAAATTCCAGTTAATCCTACTATCCCTGAACTCCCATCTAAACCTAAACCGTTACTTTCTCCAGAAGAACTCAAGGAAATTTTACCCTCAGATGCCAATAAACCAGAACAAAATTTCGATGTTTCTGGAAGTATTCAGGTTCATAAATTTGAGTTTATGGGTAATACGAAATCAGTATTTAGTAATGACAGATTAGCTAAAGAGTTGGAGGAATTTACTAATAAAGATATTACTTTTACGGAGTTATTACAAGCTGCTGCTAAAATTACTAATCTTTACATTGAAGAAGGATATGTTACTTCCGGTGCTTATATTCCAGCACAAACCTTAACAGGTTGTTTGGTGAAACCAGAACAAACTTCTCACAGTTGTGATATCACAATCCAGATTGTTGAAGGAAGTTTACAAGAAATTCGTATTAGTCGAGATGAGAACAGTAAAAGCTTTTTGCATGATAGTTATGTGCGATCGCGTTTGAATTTAGCCACCGGAAAACCTCTAAATATCCGTAGTTTAAAACAAGCTTTACAACTTCTACAATTAAATCCTTTAATTAAAAATCTTTCTGCTGAATTATCTGCGGGGACAACTCCTGGCACTAATTTACTGAAAATTAAAATAGCAGAAGCAGATTCTTTTAGTACCAAAATAATTGCTGATAATAGTAGAAATCCTAGTATTGGCAGTTTTCGGCGCGGTTTGGAAATAGAAGAATCCAATTTAACTGGATTAGGAGATAGTCTGAATCTAGCTTATAATAATACCGATGGTAGTAATGCCATAGATGCCAGGTATACCATACCAATTAATCCCCACAATGGAACTATCAGTTTTAACTATAGCAACACCATAAGTAACATTATTGAACAGCCATTTGATGAATTAGATATTAAGTCAAATTCTCGCAATTTTGAACTTACTTTACGTCAACCCATAATCGAGAAAGCTAATGAGAAATTCACCGAAGAACTGGCACTTGGTTTCACACTAAATAGAAAGGAAAGTAATAGTTCTATCTTGGGAGTAAACTTTCCTATATCTGTAGGAGCAGACGCACAAGGAAGCACGCGAATTTCTGCATTGCGATTCTTTCAAGAATGGAACCGGAAAAGTTTACAGCAAGTCTTTGTTGCTCGTTCTCAATTCAGTTTAGGAGTGGGAACATTTAGTGCGACAATTAATAATCAAGCACCTGATAGTCGCTCTTTTGCATGGAGAGGACAATTACTATGGTTACACTCACTTGGTTCTCAAACTGATAATCCCAAACAGAAACCAAAAATTTTACTTCGTTCTGATTTACAATTAGCAACTAGATCGCTTTTACCTTTAGAGCAATTTACATTAGGTGGTGTTTCCAACGTGCGGGGTTATCGTCAAGATGCTATTTTTAGTGATAATGGATTTTTTGCTTCTGCGGATTTTCAATTACCAATTTATAATACCAATAATGGAGAAAATATTTTACAATTAATTCCATTTATTGATGTTGGAACTACTTGGAATAGCTCTGGTAAACCAAATCCTGATTCTAACAACTTAGCTTCTTTAGGTTTAGGTTTACAGTGGCAAATGGGCGAAAAATTAAAAGCTCGTTTAGATTATGGCATTCCTTTAGTTAAAATTAATTCAATAGATAGAACATGGCAAGACAACGGTGTTTATTTTTCCATGCAGTACAACCTCTTCTAA
- the recG gene encoding ATP-dependent DNA helicase RecG: MTNETPDWIRLNKALTFEAENGFTDLVGKQYRFSEFLCLTFGNFPTALPPKERLRWHQVGMQFANYPNLALPERQHLLAEIRRYLHQLQQEIETEAPKINYASKNQHPTTPIVAEISKRQAPTIDQKLRDLPEIGIRKSENLARLDLYTVRDLLFYYPRDHIDYARQVNISELEGGETVTIIATVKRFNFFTSPKNKKLSILELILKDNSGQIKVSRFYAGARFSSRGWQESLKRQYTVGSMLAACGLVKGSKYGLTLDNPELEVLANPGDTIDSLTIGRVVPIYPLTEGVMANTVRQAVMIALTAAVNLKDPLPKGLREKYNLMELKDAIPNIHFPKDSDSLKIARRRLVFDEFFYLQLGLLQRQKKAREIQTSAILAPTGKLLEEFNEILPFKLTGAQQRVVNEILTDLQKPVAMNRLVQGDVGSGKTVVAVVAILAAIQSGYQAALMAPTEVLAEQHYHKLVSWFNLLHLPVELLTGSTKIAKRREIYTQLETGELPLLVGTHALIQDKVNFQRLGLVVIDEQHRFGVQQRAKLQQKGEQPHVLTMTATPIPRTLALTVHGDLDVSQIDELPPGRQQIKTTMLSGQQRPQAYDLIRREVAQGRQVYVVLPLVEESEKLDLRSAVDEHQKLQESVFPDFQVGLLHGRMSSAEKEAAIHKFRDNETQIIVSTTVIEVGVDVPNATVMLIEHAERFGLSQLHQLRGRVGRGAAQSYCLLMSSTRSPDAQQRLKVLEQSQDGFFISEMDMRFRGPGEVLGTRQSGVADFTLASLVEDEDVLLLARQAAEKVIDMDASLERWPLMKDELKYRYERLMGGAILT, translated from the coding sequence ATGACTAATGAAACACCTGATTGGATCAGACTAAATAAAGCCTTGACATTTGAGGCGGAAAATGGCTTTACAGATTTAGTAGGTAAACAATATCGCTTTAGTGAATTTCTTTGTTTAACTTTTGGTAATTTCCCAACTGCCTTACCACCAAAAGAAAGACTTCGCTGGCATCAAGTAGGAATGCAATTTGCTAATTATCCAAATTTGGCATTACCAGAAAGACAACATTTACTAGCAGAAATCAGAAGATATCTTCATCAACTTCAGCAAGAAATAGAGACAGAAGCACCGAAAATAAATTACGCATCTAAAAACCAACATCCCACCACCCCAATTGTTGCCGAAATTAGTAAAAGACAAGCTCCAACAATTGACCAAAAACTCAGAGATTTACCAGAAATTGGCATTAGAAAATCTGAGAATTTAGCGCGGTTGGATTTATATACTGTCCGTGATTTACTGTTTTATTATCCTCGTGATCATATTGATTATGCCCGTCAGGTGAATATTAGTGAATTGGAAGGAGGGGAAACAGTAACTATCATAGCAACAGTAAAAAGGTTTAATTTTTTCACCAGTCCTAAAAATAAGAAGTTATCAATTTTAGAATTAATCCTCAAAGATAATAGCGGACAAATTAAAGTTAGCCGTTTTTATGCGGGTGCGCGGTTTAGTAGTCGGGGTTGGCAAGAAAGTTTAAAACGCCAGTATACTGTAGGTAGTATGTTGGCGGCTTGTGGGTTGGTAAAAGGAAGTAAATATGGGTTAACTTTGGATAATCCAGAATTAGAAGTTTTGGCAAATCCAGGTGATACTATTGATTCTCTAACTATTGGGCGGGTTGTGCCTATTTATCCCCTGACTGAAGGGGTAATGGCAAACACAGTCAGACAGGCTGTAATGATTGCTTTAACCGCTGCTGTTAATTTAAAAGATCCTTTACCTAAAGGTTTGCGAGAAAAATATAATTTAATGGAATTGAAAGATGCAATTCCTAATATTCATTTTCCTAAAGATAGTGACTCTTTGAAAATTGCTCGTCGTCGGTTAGTATTTGATGAATTTTTCTACCTGCAACTGGGCTTATTGCAACGCCAAAAAAAAGCCAGAGAAATCCAAACTAGTGCCATCCTTGCACCCACTGGTAAATTATTAGAAGAATTTAATGAAATCCTGCCTTTTAAACTTACTGGCGCACAGCAAAGAGTTGTTAATGAAATTCTCACAGACTTACAAAAACCTGTAGCCATGAATCGCTTAGTTCAGGGCGATGTTGGTTCAGGAAAAACAGTTGTGGCTGTTGTCGCTATTTTGGCAGCAATTCAATCAGGTTATCAAGCCGCCTTAATGGCTCCCACGGAAGTATTAGCAGAACAGCATTATCATAAATTAGTTAGTTGGTTTAACTTACTACATTTACCAGTTGAGTTATTAACAGGTTCAACAAAAATAGCTAAAAGGCGAGAAATTTATACTCAGTTAGAAACAGGTGAATTACCTTTATTAGTGGGAACACACGCATTAATTCAAGATAAAGTGAATTTTCAACGTTTGGGTTTAGTTGTCATAGATGAACAGCATCGTTTTGGGGTACAACAACGGGCAAAATTACAGCAAAAAGGCGAACAACCTCATGTTTTAACAATGACGGCTACACCCATTCCTCGCACTTTAGCATTAACTGTACATGGGGATTTAGATGTTAGTCAAATTGACGAATTACCACCGGGAAGACAACAGATTAAAACCACAATGTTAAGTGGACAACAACGTCCCCAAGCTTACGATTTAATCCGTCGAGAAGTTGCCCAAGGTAGACAAGTTTATGTAGTTTTGCCTTTGGTAGAAGAATCGGAAAAATTAGATTTGCGTTCGGCTGTTGATGAACATCAAAAGTTACAAGAAAGTGTTTTCCCCGATTTTCAAGTTGGGTTATTGCATGGACGCATGAGTTCAGCAGAAAAAGAGGCAGCAATTCACAAATTCCGCGATAATGAAACCCAAATTATCGTTTCTACCACTGTGATTGAGGTGGGTGTGGATGTACCTAATGCCACGGTTATGCTAATTGAACACGCGGAAAGGTTCGGTTTATCACAACTGCACCAATTACGGGGACGGGTGGGACGGGGTGCAGCGCAATCTTATTGTTTATTAATGAGTAGTACCAGAAGTCCTGATGCTCAACAACGGTTAAAGGTGTTGGAACAGTCCCAAGATGGGTTCTTTATCTCAGAAATGGATATGCGGTTTCGTGGCCCTGGGGAAGTGCTGGGAACTCGCCAATCTGGAGTAGCAGATTTTACTTTGGCTAGTTTGGTGGAAGATGAAGATGTTTTGCTGTTAGCGCGACAAGCAGCGGAAAAAGTGATTGATATGGATGCAAGTTTGGAGCGTTGGCCATTGATGAAGGATGAGTTGAAATATAGGTATGAGCGGTTAATGGGTGGCGCGATTTTGACCTAA
- a CDS encoding filamentous hemagglutinin N-terminal domain-containing protein, translating into MRLNYLPYWVVGCLPLCLLAVTNPTRAQIIPDQTLSVNSAVTSQGNTKVINGGTVAGSNLFHSFQEFSVATGESAYFNNSLNIQNIITRVTGKSISNIDGLLKADGNANLFLLNPNGIIFGRNYTLNIGGSFVASTASSIKFTDGGEFSAINPQSTSLLSITMPLGLQFPGMPASIINRSANLQVSSGKTIALVGGDISLENGKLAAPQGRVELGSVGGESLVSLHPTINGWSLGYDGINNFGNIQLLTESKVSADNGGDISIRAKDLTVTNGSAISANTSTTANGGQVTIQANKVEVSGASANGQIFSTIAATSTGSGNSGNIEITTNRLITKEGGDVSVKTVDSGKGGNLTVNASESIELIGAVSIPNTTIFSRSGFFAATEGIGDGGNITINTPLLQVLDGARVSVSTRGAGKDGITGGKGGLLTVNAAMIDLSGTSADGRFISGLFALSGEERPNIKETDATGNGGNIKIETSQLNIRNGAQVSAATLGIGKGGNITVQADTINIAGASTISQKFSTLATDSHATGNSGDIKIDTKQLRVSDGADVSVTAFGAGRSGNLTVNATESIELIGASAIPNSTIFSRSGFFAATEGIGDGGNITINTPLLQVLDGARVSVSTRGAGKDGITGGKGGLLTVNAAMIDLSGTSADGRFISGLFALSGEERPNIKETDATGNGGNIKIETSQLNISNGAGLSAATLGVGKGGNITVQADTINIAGASTVSQKFSTLATDSRATGDSGDIKIDTKQLRVSDGADVSVTAFGAGRSGNLTVNATESIELIGASAIPNSTIFSRSGLFAATEGIKDGGSLTVNTSLLIVKDGARISVSTRGKGENGIPGGKGGNLIVNAKEIELSGIGKVQLLRNGQTETRTFPSGLFALSGEIRPNIADNEATGAGGNLEINTDLLTVRDGAEVSVTAKGAGIAGNLVTKANGIRLQDGSIIGATVQGSGANITLEVRDSLQLRGNSQISTTAGENGDGGNIKITADTLAILENSSISADAGRQGGNVQITTKGIFSLPNAITASSAQGAQFSGNVLINTPDIQPTQGLIAPPENFLSPENQVASACVSEKGQNRSQLIITGRGGLPPNPTEPLSSETVRVSSSKLPSDHNSITSVQLPQPATGWGVNNKGELILIANTATLPGQSSQIPAANCHVH; encoded by the coding sequence ATGAGACTAAATTATTTACCATACTGGGTTGTTGGCTGTCTCCCTTTGTGCTTACTTGCTGTCACAAACCCCACCAGAGCGCAAATAATTCCCGATCAAACTCTATCAGTTAATTCAGCGGTTACATCTCAAGGAAATACAAAAGTCATTAATGGGGGAACTGTTGCTGGCAGTAATTTATTTCACAGTTTTCAGGAATTTTCGGTTGCTACTGGTGAAAGCGCATATTTTAATAATTCTTTAAATATTCAAAATATAATCACAAGAGTGACAGGTAAATCAATTTCTAATATTGATGGTTTACTCAAGGCTGATGGTAATGCCAATTTATTTTTACTCAATCCTAACGGAATTATTTTTGGTCGTAATTATACTCTAAATATAGGCGGTTCTTTTGTAGCAAGTACAGCTAGTAGCATTAAATTTACTGACGGTGGTGAATTTAGTGCTATTAATCCTCAAAGTACATCTCTATTGAGCATAACCATGCCCTTGGGATTGCAATTTCCCGGAATGCCTGCAAGCATCATTAATCGTTCTGCTAATCTGCAAGTATCATCTGGAAAAACCATCGCTTTAGTTGGCGGGGATATTAGCTTAGAAAATGGTAAATTGGCTGCACCACAGGGACGAGTTGAACTGGGTAGTGTTGGTGGTGAAAGTCTAGTGAGTTTGCATCCCACAATCAATGGTTGGTCTTTAGGATATGACGGTATAAATAATTTTGGTAACATTCAACTACTAACTGAGTCTAAGGTAAGTGCTGATAATGGTGGGGATATTTCTATTCGAGCCAAAGATTTAACAGTGACAAATGGCTCTGCAATCTCAGCAAATACTTCTACTACAGCAAATGGTGGTCAAGTTACTATCCAAGCTAACAAAGTCGAAGTTAGTGGTGCATCGGCAAACGGTCAAATCTTCAGTACAATTGCTGCGACATCAACAGGAAGTGGCAATTCTGGAAACATAGAAATCACAACCAACAGGTTAATTACCAAAGAGGGTGGTGATGTGTCGGTGAAGACAGTTGACTCAGGGAAGGGAGGAAACCTCACCGTCAATGCTTCTGAGTCCATAGAACTGATTGGGGCTGTATCTATTCCTAATACTACCATTTTCAGTCGCAGTGGTTTTTTTGCTGCTACCGAAGGCATTGGAGACGGTGGTAATATCACAATTAATACTCCTCTGTTACAGGTGCTAGATGGTGCGCGGGTATCAGTTTCTACTCGCGGTGCAGGAAAAGACGGTATCACCGGAGGTAAGGGAGGTCTCTTAACCGTAAATGCAGCAATGATAGACCTCAGTGGTACGAGCGCTGATGGTAGATTTATCAGTGGTTTGTTTGCTTTGTCTGGAGAAGAAAGACCCAATATTAAAGAAACTGATGCTACAGGTAATGGGGGAAATATCAAGATTGAAACTAGTCAGTTAAATATTAGAAATGGAGCGCAAGTATCAGCAGCAACTTTAGGTATAGGCAAGGGCGGAAATATTACTGTACAAGCTGATACCATAAATATCGCTGGAGCATCAACTATTAGTCAGAAGTTTAGCACCTTAGCTACTGACTCTCATGCTACAGGAAACTCAGGAGACATCAAGATTGATACCAAACAGTTAAGAGTGAGTGATGGAGCAGATGTTTCTGTAACAGCTTTTGGAGCAGGGCGTTCAGGAAACCTCACTGTCAATGCTACAGAGTCTATAGAACTCATTGGAGCTAGTGCTATTCCTAATAGTACCATTTTCAGTCGCAGTGGTTTTTTTGCTGCTACCGAAGGCATTGGAGACGGTGGTAATATCACAATTAATACTCCTCTGTTACAGGTGCTAGATGGTGCGCGGGTATCAGTTTCTACTCGCGGTGCAGGAAAAGACGGTATCACCGGAGGTAAGGGAGGTCTCTTAACCGTAAATGCAGCAATGATAGACCTCAGTGGTACGAGCGCTGATGGTAGATTTATCAGTGGTTTGTTTGCTTTGTCTGGAGAAGAAAGACCCAATATTAAAGAAACTGATGCTACAGGTAATGGGGGAAATATCAAGATTGAAACTAGTCAGTTAAATATTAGCAATGGAGCAGGATTATCAGCAGCCACTTTAGGTGTAGGCAAGGGCGGAAATATTACTGTACAAGCTGATACCATAAATATCGCTGGAGCATCAACTGTTAGTCAGAAGTTTAGCACCTTAGCTACTGACTCTCGTGCTACAGGAGACTCAGGCGACATCAAGATTGATACCAAACAGTTAAGAGTGAGTGATGGAGCAGATGTTTCTGTAACAGCTTTTGGAGCAGGGCGTTCAGGAAACCTCACTGTCAATGCTACAGAGTCTATAGAACTCATTGGAGCTAGTGCTATTCCTAATAGTACCATTTTCAGCCGCAGTGGTTTATTTGCTGCTACTGAAGGGATTAAAGACGGTGGATCTTTAACTGTGAATACATCTCTACTGATAGTTAAAGATGGTGCCAGAATTTCCGTATCCACTCGTGGTAAGGGTGAAAATGGCATCCCTGGAGGCAAGGGAGGTAACTTGATTGTTAATGCCAAAGAAATTGAACTGAGTGGTATAGGTAAGGTGCAATTGCTACGCAATGGTCAGACCGAAACACGCACATTTCCCAGTGGATTGTTTGCGTTGTCTGGAGAGATCAGACCAAATATTGCAGACAATGAAGCTACGGGTGCAGGTGGTAACTTAGAAATTAACACTGACTTGTTAACTGTGCGAGATGGTGCAGAAGTATCAGTAACTGCTAAAGGTGCAGGAATAGCAGGAAACTTAGTTACAAAAGCCAATGGAATTAGATTGCAAGATGGCTCAATTATTGGTGCAACGGTGCAGGGTAGCGGCGCTAACATTACCTTAGAAGTTCGGGATTCTTTGCAACTAAGGGGTAACTCTCAAATCTCCACGACTGCTGGGGAAAATGGGGATGGAGGAAACATCAAAATCACCGCAGATACCCTGGCTATTCTAGAAAATAGTAGCATTAGCGCTGATGCTGGTAGACAAGGTGGTAATGTGCAAATTACAACCAAAGGAATTTTCTCCCTTCCAAATGCGATTACTGCCAGTTCTGCACAGGGAGCGCAATTTAGTGGGAATGTGTTAATAAATACTCCTGATATTCAACCGACTCAAGGGTTAATTGCTCCCCCTGAAAACTTTCTTAGTCCTGAAAATCAGGTAGCTTCAGCTTGTGTTTCGGAAAAAGGACAAAACCGCAGTCAATTGATTATTACTGGACGCGGTGGACTCCCACCTAATCCGACAGAACCGCTCAGTAGTGAAACGGTGAGGGTGAGTTCATCAAAATTGCCATCAGATCATAATTCTATAACTTCAGTACAGTTACCGCAACCGGCGACGGGGTGGGGAGTTAATAACAAAGGTGAACTGATTTTAATTGCTAATACAGCAACTTTACCAGGTCAGAGTTCTCAAATACCCGCTGCTAATTGTCATGTCCATTAA
- a CDS encoding NUDIX hydrolase encodes MTQKINKVFQQSGVIPYRIIDGKVEILLITTRNRQGWVIPKGGLCKGMSPHDSAAKEAWEEAGVIGRVTTENLGNYKYRKRGNTYQVKLFLLPVETVLEDWPEATSRERKWLEINQAAELVKEISLKRIIESL; translated from the coding sequence ATGACTCAGAAAATCAACAAAGTTTTCCAACAATCTGGAGTTATTCCCTATCGAATCATAGATGGGAAAGTTGAAATTTTATTAATTACCACTCGTAATCGTCAAGGTTGGGTAATTCCGAAAGGGGGACTTTGTAAAGGCATGAGTCCCCATGATTCCGCAGCAAAGGAAGCATGGGAAGAGGCAGGAGTTATCGGTAGAGTCACAACAGAAAATTTGGGTAATTATAAATATCGCAAACGAGGGAATACCTATCAAGTAAAACTATTTTTATTACCTGTAGAAACAGTATTAGAAGATTGGCCAGAAGCTACTTCAAGGGAAAGAAAATGGTTAGAAATTAACCAAGCTGCCGAATTGGTTAAAGAAATTTCACTAAAAAGAATTATCGAAAGTTTATAA
- a CDS encoding ATP-binding protein, giving the protein MNEEVQERPPDGEFKIYRQPELRRITASLLANGAILVVGEQGSGKSVLRSAVIKKLSDDGFLVASVEPTTLKQMMTEICFCLDIPTETLQGKSLTIEKLKIAIAKRSVGIADFFKENTAFLILDDAQSCDRKFRFWLKKLRRQGVPMLVLATNPPRSDIFIRIPRIELRPLPERAIREIMESAAIERAIALLPTDLSKLQQRAGGNPMLAIRAIEEEYLGLNFEGADHRRYFDITPLISVIGVLFIIMRFIGLGTNNEGLYIFGGISAAIFLGVYRLLDSLPREERRIR; this is encoded by the coding sequence ATGAATGAGGAAGTACAAGAAAGACCCCCAGATGGGGAGTTTAAAATTTACCGTCAACCCGAACTACGGAGAATCACTGCATCTCTGTTAGCGAATGGAGCCATTTTGGTAGTAGGTGAACAAGGTTCTGGTAAATCTGTATTAAGATCAGCAGTTATCAAAAAGTTATCTGATGATGGGTTTTTAGTGGCATCTGTAGAACCCACAACACTCAAGCAGATGATGACAGAAATTTGTTTTTGCCTTGATATTCCTACTGAAACTTTACAAGGGAAATCTTTAACTATAGAGAAATTAAAAATAGCGATAGCGAAGCGCTCCGTAGGAATCGCCGATTTTTTCAAAGAAAACACAGCTTTTCTTATTCTCGATGATGCTCAAAGCTGTGATAGGAAATTTAGATTTTGGCTTAAAAAGTTACGCCGTCAGGGTGTGCCGATGTTGGTTTTAGCCACAAATCCGCCGCGCTCGGATATTTTTATTAGAATCCCCAGAATTGAATTGAGGCCATTACCAGAAAGGGCTATCAGGGAAATTATGGAAAGTGCGGCAATTGAAAGAGCGATCGCCTTATTACCGACTGACTTATCCAAATTACAACAACGGGCTGGGGGAAATCCGATGTTAGCTATCCGTGCCATCGAGGAAGAGTACCTTGGTTTAAATTTTGAAGGTGCAGATCACCGCCGTTACTTTGATATCACACCATTAATTTCAGTAATTGGAGTGCTTTTTATAATTATGCGGTTTATTGGCTTGGGAACTAATAATGAAGGTCTCTATATATTTGGTGGCATAAGTGCGGCCATTTTCCTAGGAGTTTATCGACTACTTGACAGCTTGCCTAGAGAAGAAAGGAGAATTAGATAA